From a single Drosophila sulfurigaster albostrigata strain 15112-1811.04 chromosome 3, ASM2355843v2, whole genome shotgun sequence genomic region:
- the LOC133844182 gene encoding serine/threonine-protein kinase MARK2 isoform X13 → MESSPTTPPTPTTPDLNRGDASRKSVRPYAARKGLAPAPPKLSLANSNSSSSSTSSNNNTSSKNKNIDSSTIDNSSDIAHLAKTEPPAKSIEIDLSDAQHADYDQLVELRRPGDAVAVPLPRTAVSAIPALHLQPKPQLQPKPKATPRVQMSAEDDVGVAFALGSIEKHILNMEESFKQQRSESQQQEQSQSSMDVMKMKSKRYGETENLLRPGISDMSSENDFQYLGGRRNQLDDSNEQMLNEFQRGSDGRNSIGAYSKNSSTTTAGSGALKTKLARTASDTKNTDTVLAMRATLKQKAHHDVKPQAGWRPAAAAAGAPTPAVRTTTTSRGNSSSSVADGGSSSKLTATTISASKRREENLRQFEALLAQKSSQSQRHAAAAAAAAAAAGSSSGAATAASGAASKRRSERPIVAPIPPYNSARSEHTSRHTSEQKSAVTSNYSSGAASSGADHQRAGAANAVVSRTNAYGNSVAQGSPNLQMRSSAPMRWRATEEHIGKYKLIKTIGKGNFAKVKLAKHLPTGKEVAIKIIDKTQLNPGSLQKLFREVRIMKMLDHPNIVKLFQVIETEKTLYLIMEYASGGEVFDYLVLHGRMKEKEARVKFRQIVSAVQYCHQKRIIHRDLKAENLLLDSELNIKIADFGFSNEFTPGSKLDTFCGSPPYAAPELFQGKKYDGPEVDVWSLGVILYTLVSGSLPFDGSTLRELRERVLRGKYRIPFYMSTDCENLLRKFLVLNPAKRASLETIMGDKWMNMGFEDDELKPYIQPKQDLADPKRIGKTEALVAMGYSRLEIETSLALGRYDDVFATYLLLGRKSTDPESDGSRSGSSLSLRNIPGNEAGGNAGNAGNVQSPTHRGVHRSISASSTKPSRRASSGAETLRVGPANATTTATAAAGNVGSVNPSNNYNAVGTAAERASVGSNFKRQNTIDSATIKENTARLAAQNQRPASATQKMLTTTDTSLNSPAKPRTTTKYDPTNGNRTVSGTSGIIPRRSTTLYEKTSSTEKTNVIPAETKARNNTALEYSGTSGTSGDSPHPGRMSFFSKLSSRFSKRPNQ, encoded by the exons ATGGAGTCATCGCCGACAACGCCGCCGACGCCCACGACGCCAGATCTAAATCGTGGCGACGCATCAAGGAAAAGCGTTCGTCCCTATGCGGCACGCAAGGGTCTGGCGCCAGCTCCACCCAAGCTTAGCCTTGCcaatagcaatagcagcagcagcagcaccagtagcaacaacaacacgagcagtaaaaataagaatatcgATAGCAGCACTATCGATAACAGTAGTGATATCGCACATCTTGCCAAGACGGAACCACCAGCAAAGTCAATCGAAATCGATCTCAGTGATGCCCAGCATGCAGACTACGACCAACTTGTGGAACTGCGACGACCTGGCGATGCAGTCGCTGTCCCACTGCCACGCACCGCCGTCTCTGCGATTCCGGCCTTACACTTACAGCCAAAGCCACAGCTACAGCCGAAGCCGAAGGCAACGCCCCGCGTTCAAATGTCCGCAGAGGATGATGTGGGCGTCGCCTTTGCCCTCGGCTCCATTGAGAAGCATATACTCAATATGGAGGAGAGCTTTAAGCAGCAGCGGAGCGAAAGCCAGCAGCAAGAACAGTCGCAATCCTCCATGGATgtgatgaagatgaagagcAAACGCTATGGCGAAACGGAGAATCTGCTGCGACCAGGCATCAGCGATATGTCCTCGGAGAATGATTTCCAATATTTGGGCGGCAGACGCAACCAGTTGGATGACAGCAACGAGCAAATGCTGAATGAGTTTCAACGTGGCAGTGATGGACGCAACTCAATTGGTGCCTACTCGAAGAATTCGTCCACAACGACAGCGGGCTCGGGTGCACTAAAAACTAAGCTGGCACGCACTGCATCCGACACTAAGAACACGGATACGGTGCTCGCAATGCGTGCCACGCTGAAGCAGAAGGCGCATCACGATGTGAAGCCACAGGCCGGTTGGCGACcagctgcggcagctgctggAGCTCCAACTCCCGCGGTACGCACCACCACAACGAGTCGTGGCAATAGCAGCTCTAGTGTGGCCGATGGTGGATCGTCGTCTAAGCTCACGGCAACGACAATTTCGGCGAGCAAGCGACGTGAGGAAAATCTGCGACAATTTGAAGCTTTGCTTGCACAGAAATCATCCCAATCGCAACGCCATgctgcggctgcagctgcagctgcagctgccgcaggATCCTCAAGTGGTGCTGCCACTGCCGCAAGTGGTGCTGCCTCGAAACGTCGCTCGGAGCGACCAATTGTAGCGCCCATACCGCCCTACAACTCTGCTCGCTCTGAGCACACGTCGCGTCACACATCTGAGCAAAAGTCTGCTGTCACCTCCAACTACAGCTCTGGCGCTGCTTCGTCGGGGGCTGACCACCAACGGGCTGGTGCTGCCAACGCGGTTGTCTCACGTACGAATGCATACGGCAACAGTGTTGCTCAG GGATCTCCCAATCTGCAGATGCGCAGCAGTGCTCCAATGCGATGGCGCGCCACTGAGGAACATATTGGCAAGTATAAACTGATCAAGACGATTGGCAAGGGCAACTTTGCCAAGGTGAAACTGGCCAAACATCTGCCTACTGGAAAGGAGGTGGCCATCAAAATCATTGACAAGACCCAACTGAATCCTGGGTCTCTACAGAAACTCTTCCGAGAG GTTagaataatgaaaatgctCGACCACCCCAACATTGTGAAACTTTTTCAAGTGATCGAAACGGAAAAGACATTGTATCTCATCATGGAATATGCATCGGGTGGCGAGGTCTTTGACTATCTGGTTCTACATGGCCGCATGAAGGAGAAAGAGGCGCGTGTCAAGTTTCGTCAAATTGTATCGGCTGTGCAATACTGTCATCAGAAGAGAATAATACACAG GGACTTAAAAGCTGAAAACTTATTACTGGACAGCGAATTGAATATCAAGATTGCTGATTTTGGATTTTCGAACGAGTTTACGCCTGGCTCAAAGCTGGACACGTTCTGTGGTAGTCCTCCGTATGCGGCGCCCGAACTCTTCCAGGGTAAGAAGTATGATGGTCCCGAGGTGGATGTTTGGTCGCTGGGCGTCATTCTTTACACATTGGTGAGCGGATCCCTGCCTTTTGATGGTTCCACTCTGCGAGAGCTACGCGAACGTGTACTCAGAGGCAAATATAG AATTCCCTTCTATATGTCAACTGATTGCGAGAATTTGCTGCGCAAGTTTCTAGTACTGAATCCTGCAAAACGTGCTAGTCTTGAAACAATCATGGGCGATAAGTGGATGAATATGGGGTTTGAGGATGATGAGCTCAAGCCATACATACAGCCCAAGCAAGATTTAGCCGATCCCAAGAGGATAGGTAAGACGG AAGCTCTAGTCGCCATGGGCTACAGTCGACTGGAGATTGAGACGTCGCTGGCCCTGGGGCGTTATGACGATGTCTTTGCCACGTATTTGTTGCTGGGCCGCAAGAGCACAGAT CCTGAAAGTGATGGCTCACGGTCTGGATCATCGCTATCACTGCGCAATATACCGGGCAACGAGGCTGGTGGCAATGCTGGCAATGCCGGCAACGTGCAAAGTCCAACGCATCGTGGCGTCCACAGAAGCATATCGGCGTCGAGCACCAAACCCAGTCGCCGAGCGTCGTCCGGTGCGGAAACGTTAC gTGTTGGACCCGCaaatgccacaacaacagccacgGCTGCAGCGGGAAACGTTGGCTCCGTTAACccaagcaacaactacaatgcCGTAGGCACAGCCGCAGAGCGTGCTTCAGT TGGCAGCAATTTTAAACGTCAAAACACCATCGACTCAGCCACAATAAAGGAGAACACGGCGAGACTGGCCGCACAGAATCAGCGACCAGCGTCGGCTACACAAAAAATGCTAACCACAACAGATACAT CGCTGAATAGTCCAGCCAAGCCGCGCACAACCACCAAGTATGATCCGACTAACGGTAATCGCACAGTGAGCGGCACCAGCGGTATTATACCACGCCGTTCAACCACACTGTATGAAAAGACTTCATCGACGGAGAAAACCAATGTTATTCCTGCAGAGACAAA
- the LOC133844182 gene encoding serine/threonine-protein kinase MARK2 isoform X10 — MESSPTTPPTPTTPDLNRGDASRKSVRPYAARKGLAPAPPKLSLANSNSSSSSTSSNNNTSSKNKNIDSSTIDNSSDIAHLAKTEPPAKSIEIDLSDAQHADYDQLVELRRPGDAVAVPLPRTAVSAIPALHLQPKPQLQPKPKATPRVQMSAEDDVGVAFALGSIEKHILNMEESFKQQRSESQQQEQSQSSMDVMKMKSKRYGETENLLRPGISDMSSENDFQYLGGRRNQLDDSNEQMLNEFQRGSDGRNSIGAYSKNSSTTTAGSGALKTKLARTASDTKNTDTVLAMRATLKQKAHHDVKPQAGWRPAAAAAGAPTPAVRTTTTSRGNSSSSVADGGSSSKLTATTISASKRREENLRQFEALLAQKSSQSQRHAAAAAAAAAAAGSSSGAATAASGAASKRRSERPIVAPIPPYNSARSEHTSRHTSEQKSAVTSNYSSGAASSGADHQRAGAANAVVSRTNAYGNSVAQGSPNLQMRSSAPMRWRATEEHIGKYKLIKTIGKGNFAKVKLAKHLPTGKEVAIKIIDKTQLNPGSLQKLFREVRIMKMLDHPNIVKLFQVIETEKTLYLIMEYASGGEVFDYLVLHGRMKEKEARVKFRQIVSAVQYCHQKRIIHRDLKAENLLLDSELNIKIADFGFSNEFTPGSKLDTFCGSPPYAAPELFQGKKYDGPEVDVWSLGVILYTLVSGSLPFDGSTLRELRERVLRGKYRIPFYMSTDCENLLRKFLVLNPAKRASLETIMGDKWMNMGFEDDELKPYIQPKQDLADPKRIGKTEALVAMGYSRLEIETSLALGRYDDVFATYLLLGRKSTDPESDGSRSGSSLSLRNIPGNEAGGNAGNAGNVQSPTHRGVHRSISASSTKPSRRASSGAETLRVGPANATTTATAAAGNVGSVNPSNNYNAVGTAAERASVGSNFKRQNTIDSATIKENTARLAAQNQRPASATQKMLTTTDTSLNSPAKPRTTTKYDPTNGNRTVSGTSGIIPRRSTTLYEKTSSTEKTNVIPAETNSGSAATAGKGHTKSASVSSPRPSTDGCVSVSIDPLGSRMASAVKSSRHFPRNVPSRSTFHSGQTRARNNTALEYSGTSGTSGDSPHPGRMSFFSKLSSRFSKRPNQ; from the exons ATGGAGTCATCGCCGACAACGCCGCCGACGCCCACGACGCCAGATCTAAATCGTGGCGACGCATCAAGGAAAAGCGTTCGTCCCTATGCGGCACGCAAGGGTCTGGCGCCAGCTCCACCCAAGCTTAGCCTTGCcaatagcaatagcagcagcagcagcaccagtagcaacaacaacacgagcagtaaaaataagaatatcgATAGCAGCACTATCGATAACAGTAGTGATATCGCACATCTTGCCAAGACGGAACCACCAGCAAAGTCAATCGAAATCGATCTCAGTGATGCCCAGCATGCAGACTACGACCAACTTGTGGAACTGCGACGACCTGGCGATGCAGTCGCTGTCCCACTGCCACGCACCGCCGTCTCTGCGATTCCGGCCTTACACTTACAGCCAAAGCCACAGCTACAGCCGAAGCCGAAGGCAACGCCCCGCGTTCAAATGTCCGCAGAGGATGATGTGGGCGTCGCCTTTGCCCTCGGCTCCATTGAGAAGCATATACTCAATATGGAGGAGAGCTTTAAGCAGCAGCGGAGCGAAAGCCAGCAGCAAGAACAGTCGCAATCCTCCATGGATgtgatgaagatgaagagcAAACGCTATGGCGAAACGGAGAATCTGCTGCGACCAGGCATCAGCGATATGTCCTCGGAGAATGATTTCCAATATTTGGGCGGCAGACGCAACCAGTTGGATGACAGCAACGAGCAAATGCTGAATGAGTTTCAACGTGGCAGTGATGGACGCAACTCAATTGGTGCCTACTCGAAGAATTCGTCCACAACGACAGCGGGCTCGGGTGCACTAAAAACTAAGCTGGCACGCACTGCATCCGACACTAAGAACACGGATACGGTGCTCGCAATGCGTGCCACGCTGAAGCAGAAGGCGCATCACGATGTGAAGCCACAGGCCGGTTGGCGACcagctgcggcagctgctggAGCTCCAACTCCCGCGGTACGCACCACCACAACGAGTCGTGGCAATAGCAGCTCTAGTGTGGCCGATGGTGGATCGTCGTCTAAGCTCACGGCAACGACAATTTCGGCGAGCAAGCGACGTGAGGAAAATCTGCGACAATTTGAAGCTTTGCTTGCACAGAAATCATCCCAATCGCAACGCCATgctgcggctgcagctgcagctgcagctgccgcaggATCCTCAAGTGGTGCTGCCACTGCCGCAAGTGGTGCTGCCTCGAAACGTCGCTCGGAGCGACCAATTGTAGCGCCCATACCGCCCTACAACTCTGCTCGCTCTGAGCACACGTCGCGTCACACATCTGAGCAAAAGTCTGCTGTCACCTCCAACTACAGCTCTGGCGCTGCTTCGTCGGGGGCTGACCACCAACGGGCTGGTGCTGCCAACGCGGTTGTCTCACGTACGAATGCATACGGCAACAGTGTTGCTCAG GGATCTCCCAATCTGCAGATGCGCAGCAGTGCTCCAATGCGATGGCGCGCCACTGAGGAACATATTGGCAAGTATAAACTGATCAAGACGATTGGCAAGGGCAACTTTGCCAAGGTGAAACTGGCCAAACATCTGCCTACTGGAAAGGAGGTGGCCATCAAAATCATTGACAAGACCCAACTGAATCCTGGGTCTCTACAGAAACTCTTCCGAGAG GTTagaataatgaaaatgctCGACCACCCCAACATTGTGAAACTTTTTCAAGTGATCGAAACGGAAAAGACATTGTATCTCATCATGGAATATGCATCGGGTGGCGAGGTCTTTGACTATCTGGTTCTACATGGCCGCATGAAGGAGAAAGAGGCGCGTGTCAAGTTTCGTCAAATTGTATCGGCTGTGCAATACTGTCATCAGAAGAGAATAATACACAG GGACTTAAAAGCTGAAAACTTATTACTGGACAGCGAATTGAATATCAAGATTGCTGATTTTGGATTTTCGAACGAGTTTACGCCTGGCTCAAAGCTGGACACGTTCTGTGGTAGTCCTCCGTATGCGGCGCCCGAACTCTTCCAGGGTAAGAAGTATGATGGTCCCGAGGTGGATGTTTGGTCGCTGGGCGTCATTCTTTACACATTGGTGAGCGGATCCCTGCCTTTTGATGGTTCCACTCTGCGAGAGCTACGCGAACGTGTACTCAGAGGCAAATATAG AATTCCCTTCTATATGTCAACTGATTGCGAGAATTTGCTGCGCAAGTTTCTAGTACTGAATCCTGCAAAACGTGCTAGTCTTGAAACAATCATGGGCGATAAGTGGATGAATATGGGGTTTGAGGATGATGAGCTCAAGCCATACATACAGCCCAAGCAAGATTTAGCCGATCCCAAGAGGATAGGTAAGACGG AAGCTCTAGTCGCCATGGGCTACAGTCGACTGGAGATTGAGACGTCGCTGGCCCTGGGGCGTTATGACGATGTCTTTGCCACGTATTTGTTGCTGGGCCGCAAGAGCACAGAT CCTGAAAGTGATGGCTCACGGTCTGGATCATCGCTATCACTGCGCAATATACCGGGCAACGAGGCTGGTGGCAATGCTGGCAATGCCGGCAACGTGCAAAGTCCAACGCATCGTGGCGTCCACAGAAGCATATCGGCGTCGAGCACCAAACCCAGTCGCCGAGCGTCGTCCGGTGCGGAAACGTTAC gTGTTGGACCCGCaaatgccacaacaacagccacgGCTGCAGCGGGAAACGTTGGCTCCGTTAACccaagcaacaactacaatgcCGTAGGCACAGCCGCAGAGCGTGCTTCAGT TGGCAGCAATTTTAAACGTCAAAACACCATCGACTCAGCCACAATAAAGGAGAACACGGCGAGACTGGCCGCACAGAATCAGCGACCAGCGTCGGCTACACAAAAAATGCTAACCACAACAGATACAT CGCTGAATAGTCCAGCCAAGCCGCGCACAACCACCAAGTATGATCCGACTAACGGTAATCGCACAGTGAGCGGCACCAGCGGTATTATACCACGCCGTTCAACCACACTGTATGAAAAGACTTCATCGACGGAGAAAACCAATGTTATTCCTGCAGAGACAAA